A genomic segment from Bacillus cereus G9842 encodes:
- a CDS encoding CarD family transcriptional regulator, whose protein sequence is MFQIGDNIVYPMQGAGIIKAIEEKEISGEKQQYYVIKMSASNMELMIPAGRISNSNIRPVTDITALVHIMDIFQHGESDRLLTWKQRYKLNTDKIKTGKMQEGAEVVRDLMRIQKEKALNASEKKMLDNAYEFLISELGLIEGITENQIKSFC, encoded by the coding sequence TTGTTTCAAATTGGCGATAACATTGTTTATCCAATGCAGGGAGCAGGTATAATTAAAGCCATAGAAGAGAAGGAAATCTCAGGAGAAAAACAACAGTATTATGTTATAAAAATGTCGGCTAGTAATATGGAACTAATGATTCCAGCAGGGAGAATATCGAATTCGAATATACGACCAGTTACGGATATAACCGCATTAGTACACATAATGGATATTTTTCAACATGGGGAGTCAGATAGATTACTTACGTGGAAACAAAGGTATAAATTGAACACTGATAAAATAAAGACGGGTAAAATGCAAGAAGGTGCTGAAGTTGTGCGTGATTTAATGCGTATACAGAAAGAAAAAGCACTTAATGCAAGCGAAAAGAAGATGTTAGATAACGCATATGAATTTTTGATTAGTGAGCTGGGATTAATTGAAGGTATCACAGAAAATCAGATAAAAAGCTTTTGTTAA
- a CDS encoding alkene reductase yields MTSSSNKAASIYEGTNVNAGGSFENVEETKLFDPIQIGAWSLRNRIAMAPMTRCFADNETGAVGADVVEYYRKRAADGVGLIITEGIVISPRAKGNPGVPGIYTQEQIDSWKPVTEAVHKEGGTIIAQIWHVGRMSHHEIIGGQMPQAPSAIAAEGNVPRFRKPFDTPEAMTLEEIQEVIGQYAQAAKNAIEAGFDGVEIHGAHGYLIDQFTYESANKRTDKYGGNLKQRLTFMKEVTAAVIEAVGANKTLLRFSAFKGDNPTYMWENPELAIETFVNMFKEVGLTMIHPSTMNYTQEIADGKNFHQLVRKYWDGTIVGVGNLNPKEAEEALQEGTIDVVAFGRPLIANPDFVHRIKHAESLVEYDAKEHLVTLV; encoded by the coding sequence ATGACAAGTTCAAGTAATAAAGCAGCGAGTATTTATGAAGGAACAAATGTAAACGCTGGGGGATCTTTTGAAAACGTTGAAGAAACAAAGTTGTTTGATCCAATTCAAATTGGAGCTTGGTCTCTTCGTAATCGTATAGCAATGGCACCAATGACAAGATGCTTTGCAGATAATGAGACTGGAGCAGTGGGTGCTGATGTAGTGGAATACTATAGAAAGCGTGCTGCTGACGGAGTTGGATTAATTATTACAGAAGGAATTGTCATTAGTCCAAGAGCGAAAGGGAATCCAGGAGTACCAGGAATTTATACACAAGAACAAATCGATTCTTGGAAACCTGTTACAGAGGCAGTACATAAAGAAGGCGGGACGATTATTGCTCAAATATGGCATGTTGGGCGTATGAGTCATCATGAAATAATTGGTGGACAAATGCCGCAAGCACCATCTGCTATCGCTGCAGAGGGAAATGTTCCACGTTTTCGTAAACCGTTTGATACGCCAGAAGCAATGACGTTAGAAGAAATACAAGAAGTGATTGGTCAATACGCACAAGCTGCGAAAAATGCAATCGAAGCTGGATTTGATGGAGTAGAAATTCACGGTGCACACGGATATTTAATTGATCAATTTACGTATGAGTCTGCGAATAAGCGAACAGATAAATATGGCGGTAATTTAAAACAAAGGTTAACGTTTATGAAAGAAGTAACGGCTGCTGTAATAGAAGCTGTTGGAGCTAATAAAACACTTCTTCGCTTCTCTGCTTTCAAAGGTGATAATCCTACTTATATGTGGGAAAATCCTGAGCTTGCAATTGAAACGTTCGTAAATATGTTCAAAGAAGTTGGATTAACGATGATCCATCCTTCAACGATGAATTATACGCAAGAAATTGCTGACGGAAAGAATTTTCATCAACTAGTAAGAAAATATTGGGATGGTACAATTGTTGGGGTTGGTAATTTAAATCCGAAAGAGGCCGAAGAAGCGTTGCAAGAAGGAACGATTGATGTAGTGGCATTCGGCAGACCGTTAATTGCTAATCCAGACTTTGTTCATCGAATTAAACATGCTGAAAGTTTAGTTGAATATGACGCGAAAGAGCATCTTGTTACGTTAGTATGA